CAAGATCCCCATCAAAGGTACCACACGTATCACAGTGTCGGTGTGGTGTAGACGGTCACAGTGCTTCCGCGCCCGCCGCCGGCGCGAAGCCGACCACGATCGCGAGCAATATCACTAGGTACCTCATCACACCACACCTCCCCATTCTACCTATCAGGTCACGCCGCGGACTCAGCGGGCATCGCCTCGGGGGAGGGGCCGCCCAGCAGAACCGCATCCTTCATGATCGTTTCGACCTCTTCCCGATCGGCGGCCGTCGGCTCCAACTCGACGGCGCCCACCGATCCCGAAATCTGCTCGGGACGATGCGACCCCACGATCGCCACGTGCACGCCGGGAACCGAAAGGGTCCACGCGATCGCCAGATGAACGAGGGAATGACCCCGGCGTTCCGCGAGCCGCCGCAGCCTGTCGACTACGGCGAGGTTTGTGCGGAGCGTGTCGCCCCGGAAGATCGGGCTCGTGCTCCGCCAATCACCCGCGGGGAACTTCGGGTTCGCCGTCATCCGTCCGCTAAGCAGGCCGTGCGCCAGCGGCCCGTAGACGAGGACGCCAATCCCTTGCTCCCGACAATAGGGCAGGACGTCGCGCTCGAATTCCCGGCGAAAGAGGCTGTAGGCCGGTTGCAGGGTATCGATGCGCCGGTACCGCCCCATTTCGGCGAGATCGGCGGCGCTGAAGTTCGAAACGCCAATGTAGCGCGCTTTCCCTTCCCGCACGAACCCGCTCAGCGCATCGGCCGTCTCGGCAAACGGCGTTTTCGGATCCGGCCAGTGGACCTGGTAGAGGTCCACATGGTCGGTGCCGAGAGCCCGGAGACTCTCTTCGATGCCCTTCCGGAGCCAGGCCGGGCTCGCGTCGCGGACCAGACCGTTGCCGCTCTGTCGAAGCCCGCCTTTCGTCGCGATCACAATCTTGTCGCGTTCGCTGCGCATCTTGTCGCGCAGCGCCGCGCCCAGCAGTCGCTCGGATGCCCCGAAGCCATATGCCTGCGCGGTGTCAAAAAAATTGATCCCCAGGTCGAGCGCCCGCTGAATGGTGGCGGTCTCCGCGGCCCCGTCCACCGCTCCCCAATCGCCACCCGCCTGCCACAGCCCCAACGCAATACGTGAGACATAGAGCCCGGTCCGGCCTAGATACGTGTATTTCACCGTGGTCACCCCTTTCTCTCTGAGGTTGGTTAGTCGCAGACCATCTGTTAGTGTCCCTGTCCGGCCGCTGAACCGGCGATCCCTCCGGGCGGCTGGGCAGAAAGAACCCCTGCCTCGGGACCGCCGGAGAACACCCACACGGCCGCGAGCAGCGCCAGCCCCATGACCATGCCCGAGAGAATCGCATACCACGAACGAGCGAATGGTGACATAGGTTGAGCCACCTCCAATCTCCCCAGTCAGGCGTCGGCTATACGCCAAGACGCGCGCACAGCGCGACGTCGCAGCTCTCATGGTTGCAGAGGCAGGGTCGACCGGCATCGTCCGGAAGGGCAACCTCGCCAGAGGCCAAAAGGGCAGCACTGGAGAGGTAGCGGAGCTCAACTGCAGGTAGACATCATCCTGTTTGCACAGGGGCAGGTCGCTTGCTAGTATGTGACTCGGGGGGGACCTCCCGGCATCTCGGCACAGCGGAACTGCACTCATCCCTCACGTGATCGCATTCACCTGGAACGCCTCTCCCGAGGTCGTGCCAAGCCCCC
This portion of the bacterium genome encodes:
- a CDS encoding aldo/keto reductase — translated: MKYTYLGRTGLYVSRIALGLWQAGGDWGAVDGAAETATIQRALDLGINFFDTAQAYGFGASERLLGAALRDKMRSERDKIVIATKGGLRQSGNGLVRDASPAWLRKGIEESLRALGTDHVDLYQVHWPDPKTPFAETADALSGFVREGKARYIGVSNFSAADLAEMGRYRRIDTLQPAYSLFRREFERDVLPYCREQGIGVLVYGPLAHGLLSGRMTANPKFPAGDWRSTSPIFRGDTLRTNLAVVDRLRRLAERRGHSLVHLAIAWTLSVPGVHVAIVGSHRPEQISGSVGAVELEPTAADREEVETIMKDAVLLGGPSPEAMPAESAA